The genomic DNA AATTAGAAACAGAGGCATAGACTCTAACCGCAACAAAACCATAAATTTACATTTTCCTTAAACAAGATTTAACATCATAGCAATGATTGTGTCCTAACTCTTGATATTGAGAAGTGCGGTTAAATATGTCTGATTATCAAAACCTATGATGTCGCAGCCAAAACGGCGCTTCTCAACTAAATTGCTGTTATCTTGCTTAAGAAATTGATCTTAACAATTAGACAGAGAAAAAGAACCTAAAAACGATAACATAAgagtttttgaaaaagttataaGTAAAGGGTAAATTACACGTTCTGCAAGACTGTGGCTATCAGTAGCTTGACCCCTTCTAGCTCGAACATGGATGTAATCTTGCTTAGGAGGGTCAGAAGGAGGTGGCTTACTGCTTTGCTCCGCATGCTTTCCTGAACTGGCTTCTCCTTCAACTTTACCATCACCACCCTCATTCTTGTTCCCCGATGCTTTAGTCCGTTTTCCATCACTATCATTCTGCACAATCCAAATAATAATTCCATTAAATCACACAGactaattcaaaatataataaatacacATATAGATAACTAAATTATCACCATAAAGGAAGTTTTCTCTAGAATAATTATGACAACCATTTTGACATTCAAGTTCGAAACAAAATTTCGAATTGCAATCATAGTCAcaaaatgatagaaaattgGGTTTAAATATGAACACAGTAGCCAAAATTTTGGTCCTTATGTTGTAGCAAAGACATCAATATCCTTGAAATCGCGaccaaacttgaataagttcgcataccatttttaaaatcaaaagtgaaATAGTAATCAATAAGTGTTGAGATTAAACTTCCATAGGCAAAATAGTTTgtgaaattattaaaaacatCATTAGAATTTATAACACTATTTTATTTACccaaaaaaatgaatcaaaatctTGAGCGggaaaattgcaaaaaaaattccaataataaaataaaaaacacatttttagcAGATATACAGAATCCAAAAATACAACTTGAACAAtgattaacaacataattagaTCCGTTTTTAAGTATATTCATTAAAACAACAACTCAACTTTCTTAATCAACCAATTAATCACTCCccaaaatacatatatttaatatttaatttatatttatactgTATTTAATCAAACAGTTACTGCAATGAATTCCTTCcaaatataactaaaaaaaactaaaaaaagaaagaaagaaaaatgtatacCACGGCATTGGCACCGCCATTACTGGTGGAAACACACTTAGCAGAATCATCTTCAGAGTCACGCCTCTTCTTACCACCACCACCAGCATGGTTCAAACCATTACCATCCCGGTTCAAACCGGGTCCAAACTCACCATACTGTCCTAAACCGTTCCCAAACTGCGGCCTTCTTAGTCCTAATCCACCTCCGCCGCCATTAATCGCCGCTGGAAACTGCCAGATCTCCGCTAAACTAAACGGCGTCGTATTTCCATTCCCATTCGGAAATGAACCCTCGTTCATCATCGCTCCTGGATCCATTTCGGTTCACTAACTTCAAACCCGAACCGAACCGGTTTCAACTCAACATTAATCAATCAATTGAAAATACAATGAAGCAAAAGAAGAATACACAGttcaacttcaacttcaacttGAAGcaccgaaagaaaaaaaaaaactagagagagaaaattctagagagagagagagtgttaGGTTCGGTGCGTGATCTCCTTGGACAGTGGAGAATGGTGCGCGCTGTAGTGTTtatatctctctttctctttcttcactAACACTGTTCTTTCTACAGACACAATCCTCGGTTGTAGCGTACAATGTCGTTTCTTCTCAGGTTTTTACGGTTCTTTTTATCCACCGTAGGATTTAATTACTCTTAAGTCTTCTTAAAATTATCTAAGCCGTTGATTTGTTTTAACTAATTAAGTGGTGACACGTGGTAAGGGTTTTGGGATCTGAGATTCATAGCGAGAGTGCGTGCAATCACGTACCTTGGATTACGATTTGGATTAATTAATCATTGTTTTTGTCATTTGGATTATGCGATAATGAGTGTGAGAGATAGGTCAATTTGTGGTAAAGTTTTTAATAACGATGGTTATGCATGTTTATGGAATTTTTATTACAGAATCGcaatcatatgttttttttttttttttgatagggTCAAAGGATAGATAATAACAAAGGAACATATGAGAAAACTGGAGGGCATATTAGAAGGCCCACAAGCTTAACTGTATGAGCATGGAACTTGGTTTGATGTTGACTACTAAACTTGTCTACTTACACTCAgctctttcattttatttttatttctatgtGCTGTAAACATGTATATCCATCCATTTTTCCAACATAATTCAAGGtcccatttcattttatttattttaaagttatatAAATGATGATTTGTGATTGATTGATAGTGTAAAAGAATTTTACACTTACTCTCTAactattaagaaaattaatttgtGTCGGACCTCTAGTCATTTTTGTATGCAAAATATTTAACTACCAGTTGGAGGAGGAAATCATTTCAGTTCAATGTCATTAGATCATCCCAATACAATAAGgttaataacaataattaatagGTGAGTCATATCTTATCTTGGTGCATAGAATACAAACACTGATAATAGTTTTAGGATTCAGCCATGGATCAGTAGATACAAGTTATAGCATATCAGTATCAGTATCAAAGAAGGAATAAGAAATTATGTACCTTATATGTTTAGGTTCATAAATGATAGCTGTCACAGGGATGAGAGAGATGACTACCCTCATTCCGTTTAGCACCAGAATGTTCATAAGAATAGTTTAACCGTATGATGGGATGACGTTTAAATAGCTAAACGGCTGAGGGTAGGGACCTCTCATTGGGCTTAGCTAAATGGTCCAACCCATCACAGTCCATTTAGTAAGAATAGCCCAATCATACATATTCATCAATTAATGAGTGCTTAATATAATAAaccatattataaattataatattaatttataataattgattattgtcaatccataattgattaattaaataattaatccaacaaaCATGCACTTCACTccaatgttaaaaaattaagaataaatTTCACACAAAATGTGGCACTTAGAGAGTTGCAAGATACAGGCAATAATATTAAGAACACTACAAGAATGTGTTCTAACGTGGAAATCCTTCAtgcataaaaattattattactactattttacaaccataataaaaaaaattcttagagGATAGTAGCTTCAATTGGCAACAATATATAGATACTTTCGATGAAAAGTATCAAAAGGATTTATTAAAGAAAGTGAAATATTTATTAAGTTGCGATTTTTCTAGGGCATGATTGTATTTAGAAAGTACAAGGAGTTGAAATAATGAGGTGGCACCTTGTTAAAGGCATGATTAGATTTAGAAAATACAAGGAGTcgaattaattgattttaaggGTATACTTTTTGGAATATAATTTTTCTAGAGATGTACATTTACTTTGTTTCAAAGTCCTTTATTTTGGGTAGCAAGCTGTGGAATAATATGCGCTTTGGATTGAGGTTGTGGAGTGGAGGAAAAACCCAAACAGACAATGAGCACGTGATGAAGAGTGTTTTATAATTACTCCTAAAATGGATTACTTAATGAGTACGGTCTTAATTACCTCATCTCCTAAACCAGACCATTATGATGGTTTGATCTTAAATTTGGTAGAGGAACCCATACATAAAAGGAAGTGGTGTTGTACTGCGGAGAGAAAAGGTGGTCGGGTTTTGAAGATCGGTGATAGTGCATTTAACTTTTGTTTGCGAATTTGGAAGAGAAAAAATGTGAGAactatcaaaagaaaaaaaaaagaaaaaaaaaaaaagaggaaagaaCAATTAGATCAAATGGAAGATTTTGAGAGATGAGGGCTTTcagactttattttttttcatattacaAAATTCTTTTAATCTGGGGGAACTCGAAAATTTTATTGAAGGAGAATTTATatgaattcatcaaattcaatctatatatgttgttataaaaaaaaaattacaaaagaaaacttaatgcatttcatttaaaataagaGTAGAGATGCAAGATGGAATTCAAATGAAAATACATAAATCGGCATGACATGGAGCTACCATAGCTAAACTATATATGAGTAACTTCATTAACTTGTTAAATTAGAAGCTAATATAAGATTATTAATGATAGACGCTAACAATCATTAATAATTGACACAGAATCTGAGACGGCAAGTGTACGACCATAGATATTGTCTACCACCACATTTGAGTCTATCTCAAAATCCACATTAACATCAATcaatgttgttataatattcttcaaattaaaaatatactaatcttatatttctctaaaaaaaaaatacactttcaaaaaatgtgaaattttctcaatttttcctgTATTTCTCACCCTGGAAGTCCCCACATTCTCTCCTCACCAAACTTCCAAACAAAATGGCAAGGTCCATTTAGATTCCATCAAATGTACTCTTAGTATTTGGGAGGATCCAAACTTGATGCACTTGGGTTCAAGAATTGTCATCTCTTCACTAATGAAAATATTGATTTCAAATAGATCCGAAAACAGGTTAGACAATTGGTGGGGTCTCTAGCCTATCCTACCTCAAGCTAAGAATAAGACATACTTGATTTCATGAATGCATCAACTCTTGTGTTAAACACAAGCTTGATTTCTGTTTTATTGTTGAGCCTTGGATGAGTGATGATAAGTTGTCTAGGAGGCATATGATGAAACTTAATCTCAATATTTTTGTTGCTAATCTTAGAGACTACATTGGGTTTTGGACTCGACTCTAGTTAACCTAGCAACTCTTAAAGTACTTCACCTTTTTATAATTTGTGCTTGGGAGTTGTGGATTTTGGTATGAACTTGACACACATCTCTATTGTTACCTAAACCCAATAGAAGATGTAAACAACCCATTATATGAGCCATGTACCCTCGTAACTTGGGATTAAGGAAAAACCAACCCTCGTTGGGGTTTAAGGATCAAGCAAGATAAATTCTAAGAGCAAATTGGTAAAGTATTAGGAATTCATTACTCAGTCGCCGCCCAAAAAAACCTCACACGTCTTTTATATATATGGTCATTACTTAACCTTAAATCCATTTCCACCGCTAAAATACATAACACATAAGGCATAAGGTTTGACACTGTTGAGAAGGTATGGCCCTAAGTTCTTAGTAAGAACTGGGACAATCAAGTAGCGAGTCTTTGGTGTTTGTAAATGATGGTCGAAtttaggcaagtgtaccaaatcatttaccaagtaataaagtgataagtagagtatggTATCAAGAGGGATTGTCATTCCAACTAGAAAATTCGCGTTACTTATTtgagaataataaataataaaataaaataaaagataacaGGGGTGGGGGTGGGGGAGTGGTGTTTgcaatttagtttgtttgcagTGTAGCAAGAGTTTAAGAGTTTACCTGTTTTGATTGTAGAATGTTAGCAATGGTTAAGATTTTTTGAATCCCCTCTATTCAtttgttgaaattaattaatggtCAAACATTATTCCGATATTGATTTTTACGTTTTCTATTTAAGTGATGAGTTTATGGAGTTTTATTTCCTACCGTCTGTCGAGCTGCACCTACTGATCATACGAGTTTGTACGTGTGGGGCCTTACTCTCTCAAAAATATAGGTTTATTCCCCTCCAGATGTCAAGTTGAAACCTTACACCAGAGTTTCCACGCGGGTTAATGCTTAGGGTCATCAATCATGTAGGGAGATGTACCTTCGTGCGTAGAGGTATGTGTGGGTTCTTACTCTCTCAGAGGCATTTGAAACAATGACTTAAATTATGGTTCCTAAATTCTCAATGGTCTTAAAGGTTCCCTCGTTTGTTAAATCTTAGAAGGACATCAACATATTCTCCTTGTCGGTAGTTCTACAAATGAGCATCCCTATCTCGTGTACCTTACTAAGGATGAAAGAAGAATAAAGTTACTATAATGATTTAATTCACTGAAGTTACTATGTTTTCCTAATTACCATAGTCCGTTATATTAGTTACTTCCTGATTCGGGTAGGTTTGTACCAATATTAGGGATGCCACCTTCCTAAGTACCGTTATCTCAGGGTTGATTCGCATAAGAAGAAACAAATCTTACgctataataaaatttaatagtattcaaaaaataaatgaattaggaacttaaattaaatactccaacaaataaaataaaggttcaTCTTAAAATCTACCCTAATAGGGTTTAGTTACTCATGTCaactaaagacaaattacaaaagaaataaaacataccctagagacTTAGAGTGATGAGAGACTCCTCCCTTAAAGCATCTAGTGtttgccttcctcttgaaccgtTTCGTTCTGAATGcgaaatcataaatgagatgaGTTGCATTTATATACAAAGTTTCCACCTATGTTTAGGCTGAAAAACTGGACTTTTTCCCCTTTAAATGTGGAAAAAGCAGTTCTGACCCACTACCAACATGCCCAGGGCGCATGGACCATGTCTGGGATGGATCCGTGctaattgtaacgccctatttatattaaagcgataaaacacgcgaataaaacatatattcaagaaatagacactacgtcatcaaacaaaatccaaattcaACATGCGTGTATAAAAAACTCAACAGTagcagcggatataaaccatATACTTCAAAACATACATGCCATGATATCAAAACTACATCAACATAAAATTTCTCCAAGTCCCGACAaatgggtaaatctccaacatgaataaatccaAAACAGATAATCTAGATAATCATAAACAGACGCCTAGATCTGAGCCTATCCTAGACTCTACGAAACTGATACCagagatagctcccgatatccgaCCAATCATCAAGCAACTCACcaaagcaactaatcctgcacaacgtttACCCATCCATAGAGACAGGTAGGCAGTCAAAACCACTAGGGGCTAAGcattacatcaatcataatctaaataaatagttaaacaTGAATAAATCAATTCCAAGCACTTAACATAAATAGTTAATTCAATATGTACCTTTACATAACATTCCAAAATAATACGACCAAGTATTCACCAAGTacacttatcatcaacaaacatcattcacaaacttcaacaattttcattcataaaCTTCAACAATTAGCATCCACATGCAACAAATCAACTCATGTTAATTATGCAATGCGCCTAACTCTGACACCTACCAAGCACAACAACGTCTAGGCCATTACCCCATGATGCCAACTGCACATCatatgtaagagtacacctcctcttatgcacaactatgtaaaagtacacctccttttacatttctcatatgactcgATATGAcaatgatgcatggacataagcAAAGACCAAATAATGCAACTACTCAACATACAACAATACAATGTAAAATTACACCTCCAATTAAATTGCctaacttcaacaacaattgcattatcacatccacacaatcaacatgtcattattcaattaagagtcatcaccaaagatcataattcatcaacttGTATTCATTAATTAACTTCAACTACATCACATAGTTTCATCACTCCAAATATTCTCATATTCccagtaagagaacatacaacatcttatgataaaatcatatcaacatataacaattcATTCACACATCTCCAATTAGTCATATAAGGCTAGTAACGAAAGATCATAAGATAATTggcttaaaaaaatcattttcgatAAAATTcatatcaagtggcaaacggccaacattgatgaTAATTCTCAAGACAAGGTAAcaatataaagtttgaaaactctcaaaacaatcataatcaatcatgtagttatgagcttaagccacttacaaactattaaacattagttcaaagaatagctcaagttcgtatgagaaaactcaaattcacattttccacattcccac from Medicago truncatula cultivar Jemalong A17 chromosome 8, MtrunA17r5.0-ANR, whole genome shotgun sequence includes the following:
- the LOC11409487 gene encoding transcription factor BHLH089 — protein: MDPGAMMNEGSFPNGNGNTTPFSLAEIWQFPAAINGGGGGLGLRRPQFGNGLGQYGEFGPGLNRDGNGLNHAGGGGKKRRDSEDDSAKCVSTSNGGANAVNDSDGKRTKASGNKNEGGDGKVEGEASSGKHAEQSSKPPPSDPPKQDYIHVRARRGQATDSHSLAERARREKISERMKILQDLVPGCNKVIGKALVLDEIINYIQSLQRQVEFLSMKLEAVNSRLNTGIEAFPPKDYGQQTFDLAGMPFVSQATREPSRGSSPEWLHMQVGGGFERTT